From the Solanum pennellii chromosome 4, SPENNV200 genome, one window contains:
- the LOC107015908 gene encoding tetraspanin-6: MYRFSNTVIGFLNLFTLLASIPIIGAGLWMARSSTTCEKFLQTPLLFIGFIILIVSLAGFIGACFHVAWALWLYLFVMLFLIGALMGLTVFGFVVTSQGGGLDVPGKVYKEYHLQNYSPWLRKRIKDPQYWLTVRACILGSKTCANVITWTPYDYLTKDLTPIQSGCCKPPTACNYGLTTMTQEADCYQWNNDPNLLCYECDSCKAGVLEDVRRDWQKISVLNIVMLVLLIGIYSIGCCAFQNTKRAVSDYPHGENRMYKVRPRWDFYWWRWWHDRRHQLY, encoded by the exons ATGTATAGATTTAGCAACACAGTAATAGGTTTCTTGAATCTATTCACACTTTTAGCATCCATTCCGATCATAGGTGCTGGATTATGGATGGCAAGGAGTAGTACAACATGTGAGAAATTTCTTCAAACACCACTTTTGTTCATAGGTTTCATAATCCTTATAGTTTCATTGGCTGGTTTCATTGGTGCTTGTTTCCATGTTGCATGGGCACTTTGGCTCTACTTATTTGTCATGTTGTTCCTCATAGGGGCATTAATGGGGCTAACTGTTTTTGGTTTTGTGGTAACAAGCCAAGGTGGTGGACTTGATGTGCCTGGTAAAGTATATAAAGAGTATCATCTTCAAAATTACTCACCATGGTTGAGAAAGAGGATTAAGGATCCTCAATATTGGCTCACTGTTAGAGCTTGTATTTTGGGTTCCAAGACTTGTGCTAATGTTATTACTTGGACTCCCTATGATTATCTTACCAAAGATTTGACTCCTATTCAG TCAGGATGTTGCAAGCCACCAACAGCATGCAACTATGGATTGACAACAATGACACAAGAGGCAGATTGTTACCAATGGAACAATGATCCAAATTTGCTATGCTATGAGTGTGATTCATGCAAAGCTGGAGTTCTTGAAGATGTGAGAAGGGATTGGCAAAAGATATCAGTTCTTAACATTGTCATGCTTGTCTTACTCATTGGAATTTACTCCATTGGTTGTTGTGCTTTTCAAAACACCAAAAGGGCTGTATCTGATTATCCACATGGTGAAAACCGTATGTATAAAGTCAGACCAAGATGGGATTTCTACTG